Genomic segment of Arachis hypogaea cultivar Tifrunner chromosome 11, arahy.Tifrunner.gnm2.J5K5, whole genome shotgun sequence:
ATTTATTTAGGAGTGACACACAGAAAAACCTGTTCCGCTTTATCCCACCCTGCCAAAAGTCTGCCATCTGATGGGCTATCCCGCCCTACCTAGTAAGGCGGTCCTGAATTCCTCTCTCGCTCCTCCTAACGGCGGGACAGCGGGTGGCCcgctaaatctttttttttaaataaattattaatattaaacaatatatataatttcataaccatttcaataaatttataatttctaaagacataaaaaagttataatttctaatttcacaatcattaaagtctttataaccataaatatgtaataaatataactataaatcaaattttttgaaacaaaataataaaaccaacattgtccaaagcaaaacaaAACATGGTGCAAAATATATGATtacggaaatgtttggtaaccaaagaaaatcagccaaaaatagACATGTTTTAATTAAACATCTTCATGTTtgtaatcaatcaaacataaaacatgaaCATATTtaattatcatcttcatcctcttgttgatcaataacatcataaaaatttttaaaaaaagtcatgacaaaaaaaaaaaaatttgccccGCCCCGCTGAAGCCCACGAGATTAGGCGGTTCGTGTTAGACGGACTTTTTAAGTTTGATGGTCTCAAATTTTTAGTGCAGTTCGCCTTTTCTTGGCGGGTTACGCGAGCCGACCCTGCGAGTTTTGATTCGTTTGCCATCCCTAGATTTGTCGCTAACCAATGGATTGTTAGATACATAAGACAGAATTCGAAttttaacacttttttttttggacataatCTCAACACTTATTTAAACATATTAATGAACTAACCACTAAAGTAATCTAACTAATTGGTTCATGTTTCTGTGTGTATAATTGTGTATCTATATAGAAATATTTATTGGGCCCAACATGCAAAAGCTAAAGTTTGAGATCCAAACATGGCAACTCTACTACAATCCATAGGCCTACGAGAACAGCAAAATGTTTCACTGTCTCTTAATTTTGGAGACAAATTGGACAAATAGGGTCTTTATTTACTCTTTACTCTTTACTGAGCCAATTATACTCTCTAGCTCTATAgctaaattttcaatttcaacaaTTTTAAACTTTATGTTCCTTATTAGATAACAGAACCATTAATAAATTTAAGGTAAGTTCTATAATGCCTTTGTTATGGTACTTAAATTgcttaactttttaaaaaaaaataaaataaaatatttaaaataaaaagtaaatcatgtaaaatttattaaatattatttgtttattttttttagtaacttAGATACAAAGTGATAAATACCATAGCATTTACCTAAGTTTAATATGTACATATTTAACAAAAAGTACGGAGTCAACATCACTCCATCGAACTAATTTGAAAATCAAccaataattagaaaaaaaaatttaataaaaaattcaaaactcaGATAAAAAGAAcattatttgaaaattaaacaaaataaattaatttaagatataaaattttagatttaaaattgaaagtttagaatttaaaatttaaaatttaggttagcaaaaataaaaagtaattggTCAACTCAGAGAGTATAATAAAAACTTTGCAGTTGACCAGGATAGTATTAATTTAAGgtataaaattttagatttaaaataaaaaatttaaaagtttaaaatttaaaatttaggttagcaaaaataaaaagtaattggTCAACTCAGAGAGTATAATAAATACTTTGCAGTTGACTAGGATAGTGGTGGCTGAAATTATAATGTTTGGAGGtaggaaaaagaaattaaaaaataattaaaaataaaattaaatgagtgTGTTTGTTTAGTTGTGGCCCAATAATTATTTTTCAGCTGAAGTCAACTTCTTAATGggtttaattactaaaataaaaaaatgttttatctatttttatatggTAATTTTATGCTAAGTTGACATGTCACAGACAGTTTGATGCATCTATCAACCTATATAGGATTCTCACACACCACACTTTGGCTAATTGTTGTCACTTTAATATTGTTACCaatggtgattttgaaaaataaataaaaaaatgaactaaattaaatgttaatacggaatatttgtaaaataaaaaaatggtgaaaattcAGGTACAGTCGacgttgatagttgagagccgttagatgaaaatttagtcaaattagtcaaatcatctaacgactctcaattatcaacttcacgtgaagttgactgcacttgagttttcaactaaaaaaataatgtatTCTCGTTGAAACAGCAAGCTCATGTTTTTCCAGTGGTACAACTATTAGGAAAAATTTCAAGTGTACTAGAAACACCGGTGTTCCAGTTATTTAAacagttgattttaattaatatatattatatattttttataattcagatcaacggttaaaataattagAACATCGGTGTTTCTGATGCACCTAAAATTTTTCCCAACTATTAAACGGTTTCTTAACATAGAATTTCTCTTAATATATGCATGTGCATGTATACCTAATTATTAGGTATAAGGAAGACAAAATTATTcttatttattacaaaaaaatataatcataGTTTAGCATTTTTCTATTTAAGGAAGTACCTAATTTTGAGGTTTGACTCTTTGTCCAACGTCAAAATGTCAAGAGACACCACCAACTATCTTCATATCCCTCTCATCATCTttctcaaacaaaacaaaaagaaccaacattttttttcaatttttcaaattgTTGTTTGCAACTGCAATTGCAACAGCAACATTGCGGTTGTATTCGACAGATTAGACACCTTCATTTGCAACAATTTGTCACACCCAAATGTTTTAATTTCGTACAaactttttatataaattaatcattaataattCCCCTAATAATCAATTTcccaaaaacaaaaaggaaaaattgaattaataattaaaaaaatggctCCTTCATGGGGTGGTTCATATTTTCTCCTTCTTTGTATGTTGTTAGGGTTCAGCACAATTGCATATGGTGGGAATTTCAACACTGATTTTGACCTTCTATTTGGAGATGATAGGGTTAAGATTTCTGATGGTGGACAAAGCATGTCTCTCTCAATGGATAAATATTCTGGTTCTGGGGTTGCTACCAAGGATCAATTCTTGTTTGGAAGATTTGACATGAAGATCAAGCTTGTTGGAGGAAACTCTGCAGGAACTGTTACTGCATTTTATGTAtgtatttctttcttttcattaacTCCTAATTTAATTACCTTCATATTTATATAAAGGTTTAACTAATTAAAGTGATGGTTTCTGTAGTTTTATCAATTTtgtaaataaattcatatattttaaaaatttataattaagctTTCATATTTTACAAAAATTTGTGATTAGGTTCTTGTcccatacaaaaatatttatttttaagcaTAATTTTGTAAgaatttgattgaaaaagttaTACAAAATAAGGATATACTCACAAATAAAAGTAATttacaattatatataattagtggCGAAAGGAAATTGAAAAATCAGTGTACGAAAAAAAGGATGAATGTTTCCTTAGAAGAGATCATatggtgattttttttttctaatggaCAAGTTTGATACAAAATTTTACATATGAAATTTACACTACTCTATTTTTATCCCTAACTAATATAAATGGATATGTTAcgtttatattaaaatcaataactagtataaaatatatgttagaatataaaatacacatagaaaattaactaaataatacatgtatttatatataaatatatggtaACTGATTTTAgggtataaatataatttttgaatataaatataCTCGAAGCGTGTAGCACATCAACATATATAGCCTCAAGATTCTTGATGAATTATGTGTAGCATTACTATATGTTAGTTTTGATTATTTGACATGTAATGTCGATGTTGATGGTGCGTGCATGCAGCTAAGCTCTCAAGGAGATCACCATGATGAGGTTGATCTTGAGTTCTTGGGGAACTTAACCGGAGATCCATATATGCTATCAACAAATGTGTTTGCAAATGGTGTTGGGGGTCGTGAGGTTCAATACTATCTTTGGTTTGATCCAACAGCAGATTATCACACCTATTCCATTGATTGGAGCCCTACCCGCATAATGTAAGCTAATTACACGGTGAAAACTCAAGTACAGTTaactttatgtgaagttaataGCTAAAAGCCGTTTGATGCTAATTTAATCAAACCTGTCAAATCATTTAActattctcaactatcaacttcatattaAATTAAGTGCATATGAGTTTATACCTAACTAAACACTATACATTAATTTCCATTCATGCAACTTCATCTTCTAATAATATAAACATTTGTGGATTAGttcatacaataatatatatcttGTTTTGTGGTGTatttgggattgcagaatctggGTGGACGACACTCCAATCAGAGTGATAAACAACAAAGAAATAATCGGTGTTCCATTCCCAACAAAGCAACCAATGAGACTGTACACAACACTCTGGAATGGGGATGCATGGGCAACAAGGTGGGGCCAAGTGAAGATTGACTTGTCACAAGCACCATTTATAGCAAGGTTCAAGAACTACAATGGCACTGCTTGTGTTCCAAAGAAAGGTATAGCAGATTGCAAGGGTTTTGGTGCTTCAATGAAGAAAGGTATTgacaatgaaaacaagaaaaagtTGAAGCAAGTTAACTCAAAGTGGGTTGTTTATCACTATTGCCGTGATTTGAGGCGTTATGCTCATGGATTACCCTTTGAATGCCGTAGGGACAACATGGCACACAGTGataataatcaataaataatAAGGGAAATGGGATTTTTGGGGAATCAATTTATTACTTTCTTAGCCTACTAAATCCTTTATTTGGTGTTTGAGGGATATATATATACGGTGGATACTCCCATGATGACATCTTCACATGAAGATAGCA
This window contains:
- the LOC112719798 gene encoding xyloglucan endotransglucosylase protein 1-like produces the protein MAPSWGGSYFLLLCMLLGFSTIAYGGNFNTDFDLLFGDDRVKISDGGQSMSLSMDKYSGSGVATKDQFLFGRFDMKIKLVGGNSAGTVTAFYLSSQGDHHDEVDLEFLGNLTGDPYMLSTNVFANGVGGREVQYYLWFDPTADYHTYSIDWSPTRIIIWVDDTPIRVINNKEIIGVPFPTKQPMRLYTTLWNGDAWATRWGQVKIDLSQAPFIARFKNYNGTACVPKKGIADCKGFGASMKKGIDNENKKKLKQVNSKWVVYHYCRDLRRYAHGLPFECRRDNMAHSDNNQ